One Miscanthus floridulus cultivar M001 chromosome 11, ASM1932011v1, whole genome shotgun sequence DNA window includes the following coding sequences:
- the LOC136491177 gene encoding uncharacterized protein → MCGCAALVAGGRLPPPALPRRLRRRRGSSVRAEVSPGGESQKKKVAVAGAGWAGLAAAHHLVKQGYDVTLLAAESGPTEEVGLRGFWHPYRNIFALVDELGISPFTGWNKAAYYSAEGLAVEFPIFHNQPRLPAPFGVFAYPEFPNLPLIDRLTSIPVIAAVIDFDNTDTAWRKYDAMTAKELFKMYGCSQGLYKEVFEPAIQAALFAPGEQCSAAATLGMLYYYMLSHQESSDFLLCRGEVEEKILSPWLQSLELKGLKFVENKVPTSLTTDADTGCISAIVCGDDVYEADAFVSAMGLSSLQSIVKNSPFLRSDREFRNLLHLSTVDVISIKLWFDKKITIPKVANVCSGFDDSSGWAFFDLTSIHDDYYEESTTIVEAEFYNASHLVLVNDDDIVSEASSHLIKCIQDFEGATVIRYSIRRSPNSVINFLPGSYKYTLRGSTSFPNLFIAGDWIVNRHGSFSKEKAYVTGLEAANRVVDYFDTGDFAKIIAVEGDEPHIETLRSLNRRVNELKSQIPFSEFFLQ, encoded by the exons ATGTGCGGGTGCGCGGCCCTCGTCGCCGGAGGCCGGCTGCCACCGCCCGCCCTCCCCCGccggctccgccgccgccgagggaGCTCCGTCCGGGCAGAGGTCTCGCCAGGTGGCGAGTCCCAGAAGAAGAAGGTCGCCGTCGCGGGCGCCGGCTGGGCCGGCCTTGCCGCCGCGCACCACCTCGTCAAACAG GGGTACGATGTCACGCTTCTCGCCGCGGAGAGCGGCCCGACCGAGGAGGTTGGCCTCAGAG GATTCTGGCATCCGTACCGCAACATCTTCGCTTTAGTCGATGAGCTGGGGATTTCGCCTTTCACAGGCTGGAATAAAGCAGCCTACTATTCTGCCGAGGGCCTTGCT GTCGAATTTCCCATATTTCATAACCAGCCCCGATTACCAGCTCCCTTTGGAGTCTTTGCATATCCAGAA TTCCCTAATCTTCCTTTGATTGATAGGCTGACATCAATTCCAGTCATAGCTGCAG TCATTGACTTTGACAACACTGACACTGCTTGGAGGAAATATGATGCAA TGACTGCAAAAGAGCTTTTTAAGATGTATGGTTGCTCTCAAGGGCTCTACAAGGAAGTCTTTGAGCCAGCTATTCAGGCTGCCCTGTTTGCTCCTGGTGAGCAATGTAGTGCAGCTGCAACACTGGGGATGCTGTACTATTATATGCTGTCTCATCAG GAAAGTTCTGACTTCTTGTTGTGCCGTGGTGAAGTAGAAGAAAAAATTCTCTCTCCTTGGCTGCAATCGTTGGAGCTTAAAGGCTTAAAATTTGTAGAAAACAAAGTTCCAACAAGTTTGACTACAGATGCGGATACTGGATGCATCTCTGCTATTGTCTGTGGTGACGATGTATATGAGGCAGATGCATTTGTTTCAGCCATGGGACTCTCTTCTCTACAATCCATCGTCAAAAACAG TCCATTCCTACGGTCTGATCGGGAATTCAGGAATCTTCTTCACTTATCTACAGTCGACGTGATCTCTATAAAATTATGGTTTGATAAAAAG ATCACAATTCCAAAGGTTGCCAATGTATGTTCTGGTTTTGATGATTCGTCTGGCTGGGCATTCTTTGACCTTACCTCAATACATGATGATTATTATGAAGAATCAACAACAATTGTGGAGGCTGAATTT TATAATGCTAGCCATTTGGTACTTGTAAATGATGATGATATTGTCTCTGAAGCTTCATCACATCTTATCAAATGCATACAAGATTTTGAGGGTGCTACTGTGATAAGATATTCAATCAGAAGATCTCCTAATTCTGTAATCAACTTTCTTCCAG GCTCCTACAAGTACACACTGAGAGGATCAACTTCCTTTCCAAATTTGTTTATTGCTGGTGATTGGATTGTCAACCGACATGGGTCCTTTTCTAAA GAAAAAGCATATGTTACTGGACTTGAAGCTGCTAATAGGGTGGTAGACTATTTTGACACCGGGGACTTTGCCAAAATAATTGCAGTTGAAGGAGATGAGCCCCATATAGAGACATTGCGTAGTCTCAACAGAAGAGTCAATGAACTGAAGTCACAAATTCCATTCTCAGAATTCTTTCTCCAGTAA